One genomic region from Mycobacterium basiliense encodes:
- a CDS encoding L-serine ammonia-lyase has translation MTISVFELFTVGIGPSSSHTVGPMRAANEFVSTLRSSDRLKLLGSVQVELFGSLAATGAGHGTMSAILLGLAGFQPEEITTKDKERCLAEIASSGATRVGGTVAVPLTEGDIVLHPDVVLPTHTNGMTFTAKDSQGSVLVTETYFSIGGGFIVTEHSGPSGGQHGCTVAHPYASGRELLEICDRLDLSISAVALRNESCCRTENEIRDGLLHLRDVMVECELHSVTRDGVLPGGLEVRRRAKGWFERLSAEDPTRKPEFAEDWVNLVALAVNEENASGGRVVTAPTNGAAGIVPAVLHYAMHYTRAGAADPDDTTVRFLLTAGAIGSLFKERASISGAEVGCQGEVGSAAAMAAAGLAEILGGSPRQVENAAEIAMEHSLGLTCDPIAGLVQIPCIERNAISAGKAINAARMALRGDGIHRVTLDQVIDTMRATGADMHAKYKETSAGGLAINVAVNIVEC, from the coding sequence GTGACCATCAGCGTTTTCGAGCTCTTCACGGTGGGTATCGGGCCGTCCAGTTCCCACACCGTGGGCCCGATGCGCGCTGCCAATGAGTTCGTATCCACCTTGCGCTCCAGCGATCGGCTGAAGCTCCTCGGCTCGGTGCAGGTGGAGCTGTTCGGTTCGCTGGCCGCAACCGGTGCCGGCCATGGCACCATGTCGGCGATACTGCTTGGGTTGGCAGGTTTTCAGCCCGAAGAGATCACCACCAAGGACAAGGAACGCTGCCTCGCCGAGATCGCATCATCCGGTGCAACGCGGGTCGGCGGCACCGTGGCGGTGCCACTGACCGAGGGCGACATCGTCTTGCATCCCGATGTGGTGCTGCCCACACACACCAATGGGATGACGTTCACCGCCAAGGATTCTCAGGGCAGCGTCCTGGTAACCGAGACGTATTTCTCCATTGGCGGCGGCTTTATCGTCACCGAACACTCGGGCCCCAGCGGCGGACAGCATGGGTGTACCGTTGCGCATCCCTATGCCTCGGGCCGGGAATTGCTCGAAATCTGCGACCGGCTCGACCTGTCGATCAGCGCGGTGGCGCTGCGCAACGAATCCTGCTGCCGTACCGAAAACGAGATCCGCGACGGCCTGTTGCACCTGCGTGACGTCATGGTGGAGTGCGAACTGCACAGCGTTACTCGCGACGGGGTACTTCCTGGGGGCCTCGAGGTGCGCCGGCGCGCGAAAGGCTGGTTCGAGCGGTTGAGTGCCGAGGATCCCACTCGCAAACCGGAATTCGCCGAGGATTGGGTCAACCTCGTGGCGCTGGCGGTCAACGAGGAGAACGCGTCGGGCGGGCGCGTGGTCACCGCACCGACCAATGGTGCCGCCGGCATCGTGCCCGCCGTTCTGCATTACGCAATGCATTACACACGGGCCGGCGCCGCCGATCCCGACGACACCACGGTCCGATTCCTGCTCACCGCGGGCGCCATCGGATCCTTGTTCAAGGAACGGGCTTCGATCTCGGGCGCCGAGGTGGGCTGCCAGGGGGAAGTCGGCTCGGCGGCCGCCATGGCAGCGGCCGGCCTGGCGGAAATCCTTGGCGGCTCACCGCGGCAAGTGGAGAACGCGGCCGAGATCGCCATGGAACACAGCCTCGGCTTGACGTGCGATCCCATCGCCGGGCTGGTCCAGATCCCGTGCATCGAACGGAATGCGATTTCGGCCGGTAAAGCCATCAACGCCGCCCGGATGGCGCTGCGCGGCGACGGCATCCACCGGGTCACCCTCGACCAGGTCATCGACACCATGCGCGCCACCGGTGCCGATATGCACGCCAAATACAAGGAAACCTCCGCCGGCGGGCTCGCCATCAACGTGGCCGTCAACATCGTCGAATGCTGA
- a CDS encoding FAD-binding protein — MTRDRSAQETESTDVVVIGFGAAGVCAAIAAREQGVQVIALDRANGGGATAISGGIVYAGGGTKVQQQAGVSDNFEQMLAYLRLEVGDAVSDQTLASFVRGSSEMIDWLTKYGVPFDSTLCPYKTSFPNNRYYLYHSGSENAGAFRSHTPPVQRGHRVKGRGTSGKELYTPLAKSAVALGVQFHPHTKARKLVQDSAGRVTGVEAFTMSHAPARVRRWYTTLAAVSTKPGIYYPPLRRMVERRLGRLERRYARPVRISARRGVIVCAGGFIANTEWVQRFAPQYLTGLQLGTSGDDGSGIALAQSVGAVTERMDNVSAWRFITPPSAFISAIVVDEKGQRIIDESRYGAAVGQAMVRDHGGKGWLLADAALMKEARRQLIEQTLWFQRAQVAALMLTDSVRAPSLPEVARAAGIDPDGLLATVEAHNSAIDAGTPDPTGKPAEFVRRISQGPYTLLNISVRPSLLNPTPMLTLGGIKVDERTGAVVDDAGAAIPGLYSAGRTATGICSNSYVSGLSIADCVFAGRRAGTHAAAESHDQTSDHPAR, encoded by the coding sequence ATGACTCGTGACAGGTCGGCCCAGGAGACCGAATCCACCGACGTCGTGGTGATCGGTTTCGGTGCGGCGGGCGTGTGCGCGGCCATCGCCGCCCGCGAACAGGGAGTGCAGGTCATCGCGCTGGACCGCGCCAATGGCGGCGGGGCGACGGCGATATCCGGCGGGATCGTCTATGCCGGCGGGGGTACCAAGGTGCAGCAACAGGCCGGGGTGAGCGACAACTTCGAACAGATGCTGGCCTACCTTCGGCTCGAAGTCGGCGACGCCGTCAGCGACCAAACGTTGGCATCATTCGTACGCGGTAGTTCCGAGATGATCGACTGGCTCACCAAATACGGTGTGCCGTTTGACTCCACGCTGTGCCCCTATAAGACATCGTTTCCGAACAATCGCTACTACCTGTATCACTCGGGCAGTGAGAACGCCGGGGCATTCCGCAGCCATACACCGCCGGTTCAGCGCGGGCATCGAGTGAAGGGCAGGGGCACATCCGGCAAGGAGCTGTATACGCCGCTAGCCAAATCCGCAGTCGCCCTGGGGGTTCAGTTTCATCCGCACACCAAGGCGAGAAAGCTGGTTCAGGATTCCGCTGGCCGGGTGACCGGGGTGGAAGCGTTCACGATGAGCCACGCCCCGGCCCGCGTCCGGCGCTGGTATACAACGCTGGCGGCGGTGTCGACCAAGCCGGGCATCTACTACCCCCCGCTACGCCGAATGGTGGAGCGCCGCCTCGGCCGACTCGAGCGCCGCTACGCCCGACCGGTTCGGATATCCGCCCGACGGGGGGTGATTGTCTGTGCCGGCGGCTTCATCGCCAACACCGAATGGGTGCAACGCTTTGCACCGCAATACCTGACCGGACTCCAACTGGGGACCAGTGGTGATGATGGCAGCGGCATCGCGCTTGCGCAGAGCGTCGGCGCCGTCACCGAGCGGATGGACAACGTCTCGGCGTGGCGCTTCATCACGCCGCCGAGCGCCTTTATCAGCGCCATCGTTGTCGATGAGAAAGGTCAACGGATCATCGATGAGAGCCGGTACGGCGCGGCAGTTGGGCAGGCCATGGTACGAGACCATGGCGGAAAGGGCTGGCTGCTCGCGGATGCGGCGCTGATGAAAGAAGCTCGCCGCCAATTGATCGAGCAAACTCTGTGGTTCCAGCGCGCTCAGGTCGCTGCGCTGATGCTCACCGACTCCGTCCGCGCGCCATCGCTGCCCGAAGTCGCACGCGCGGCGGGCATCGATCCAGATGGACTGTTGGCCACGGTCGAAGCTCACAACAGTGCAATCGATGCCGGGACACCAGATCCCACCGGAAAGCCCGCGGAGTTTGTCCGCCGGATAAGTCAGGGACCCTACACGCTGTTGAACATCTCGGTGCGGCCCAGCCTGCTGAACCCCACGCCGATGCTCACCCTCGGCGGCATCAAAGTCGACGAGCGGACCGGAGCCGTCGTCGACGACGCCGGCGCTGCGATTCCCGGCCTGTACAGCGCGGGGCGTACCGCAACCGGAATCTGCTCCAACTCATATGTCAGCGGGCTCTCGATCGCCGACTGCGTGTTCGCCGGTCGCCGCGCCGGGACCCATGCTGCCGCCGAATCGCATGACCAGACCAGCGATCATCCAGCGAGATAG
- a CDS encoding N-acyl-D-amino-acid deacylase family protein, with amino-acid sequence MFDLKIVGGDVIDGTGAQRYLADIGIRDGKIVDIVRRGVNDPQLGGESAETIDATGQVVAPGFVDIHTHYDGQVSWDGSLEPSSGHGVTTVITGNCGVGFAPVRPGSEDWLIKLMEGVEDIPGTALTEGITWGWESYPEYLDAIGNRKFAIDVGSQIAHGAVRAYTMGDRGARNEPATPDDIAAMGRLVTEGIEAGALGFSTSRTLAHRAMDGEPVPGTFAAEDELFGLGRAMAAGGQAVFELAPQGAAGEDIVGPKKELDWMRRLGAEIDRPVSFALIQVDADPNLWREQLALSADAHAAGSRLHPQIAARPFGMMIGFQGHHAFGHRPTYRRLKAECSRDELAQRLADPAVKAAILAEEDLPIDPTVLFDGMSAFVQYSLGRLYALGDPPDYEPTPDRTVAAIAAAQGEDPLATLYDLMLEANASAMLMLPLFNYADGNCDAIREMMLHPTGVLGLSDGGAHCGMICDASYPTFLLTHWARDRRRGRKLPLEYVIRKQARDTAHLFGLTDRGTIERGKKADINVIDMAALRLHPAAMAYDLPAGGHRILQGASGYTATIVSGAVTRRNGVDTGARPGRLVRGAR; translated from the coding sequence ATGTTTGATTTGAAGATCGTCGGCGGCGATGTCATTGACGGCACCGGCGCTCAGCGTTATCTCGCCGACATCGGCATCAGGGACGGCAAGATCGTCGACATCGTCCGCCGTGGCGTCAACGACCCGCAGCTGGGTGGCGAGTCGGCCGAAACCATCGACGCAACCGGTCAGGTGGTGGCCCCCGGCTTCGTCGACATCCACACCCACTACGACGGTCAGGTGAGTTGGGACGGCTCACTCGAGCCGTCGAGCGGACACGGCGTGACAACGGTCATCACCGGCAATTGCGGCGTCGGTTTCGCGCCGGTTCGCCCCGGCAGCGAGGACTGGCTGATCAAACTGATGGAGGGTGTCGAGGACATCCCCGGTACCGCGCTCACCGAGGGCATCACCTGGGGCTGGGAGAGCTACCCCGAATACCTCGACGCGATCGGCAACCGGAAGTTCGCGATCGACGTAGGCAGCCAGATCGCCCACGGCGCCGTCCGCGCCTACACGATGGGTGACCGCGGCGCCCGAAACGAGCCGGCAACGCCGGACGATATCGCGGCCATGGGCAGGTTGGTCACCGAAGGTATCGAAGCCGGCGCGCTCGGATTCTCGACGTCGCGCACGCTGGCCCACCGCGCCATGGACGGTGAGCCGGTGCCCGGAACGTTTGCGGCCGAAGACGAGCTGTTCGGGCTAGGCCGTGCGATGGCGGCCGGCGGGCAGGCAGTCTTCGAGCTCGCCCCGCAAGGCGCCGCCGGGGAGGACATCGTCGGGCCTAAGAAGGAACTCGACTGGATGCGGCGGTTGGGCGCCGAGATCGACCGACCCGTGTCGTTCGCGCTGATCCAGGTCGACGCCGACCCGAACCTGTGGCGCGAGCAGCTGGCCCTCTCCGCGGACGCGCACGCGGCCGGCAGTCGACTGCACCCGCAGATCGCCGCGCGCCCGTTCGGGATGATGATCGGCTTCCAAGGCCACCATGCTTTTGGCCATCGGCCCACGTACCGCCGGCTCAAGGCCGAATGCAGCCGCGACGAGCTCGCGCAGCGCCTGGCCGATCCCGCGGTCAAAGCCGCGATCCTGGCCGAGGAGGATCTGCCTATCGACCCCACGGTGCTGTTCGACGGCATGTCCGCGTTCGTGCAGTACTCCCTGGGACGTCTTTATGCACTCGGCGATCCACCCGACTATGAGCCGACGCCTGACCGGACCGTCGCGGCGATCGCCGCCGCCCAGGGTGAGGACCCGTTGGCGACGCTGTACGACCTCATGCTCGAAGCGAACGCCAGCGCCATGCTGATGCTGCCGCTGTTTAACTACGCGGACGGCAACTGCGACGCGATCCGCGAAATGATGCTGCACCCTACGGGCGTGCTGGGGCTCTCGGACGGCGGGGCACACTGCGGCATGATCTGCGACGCCTCTTACCCCACTTTCTTGTTGACGCACTGGGCTCGCGACCGGCGGCGCGGCAGGAAATTGCCGCTGGAATACGTGATCCGCAAGCAGGCCCGCGATACGGCGCACCTGTTCGGCCTCACCGACCGCGGCACCATCGAGCGGGGAAAGAAGGCCGATATCAACGTCATCGACATGGCGGCGCTGCGACTGCATCCTGCGGCGATGGCCTACGACCTGCCCGCCGGTGGCCATCGGATCTTGCAGGGCGCAAGCGGATACACGGCCACGATCGTCAGCGGTGCGGTGACCCGGCGCAACGGCGTCGACACCGGGGCCCGTCCCGGCCGGCTGGTCCGCGGAGCGCGTTAA
- the gcvP gene encoding aminomethyl-transferring glycine dehydrogenase, protein MHDQPSCGATAASSFVPRHIGPDPVATAHMLDAVGYASLDELTDAAVPAQIRNSAPMALPAARTEQQVLTDLAAIAGRNTVRVSMIGQGYSPCVTPEVLRRNLLESPAWYTAYTPYQPEISQGRLEALLTFQTVIEDLTGLPLAGASLLDEATAVVEAMLLMRRSNNNPSARLLVDDDCFPQTLSVLRTRAAAVDIEIELVDVSAPLPDGDFFGIVLQSPGASGAVRDLSALITAAKARSAMSTVATDLLSLTLLTPPGELGADIAVGSAQRFGVPLFFGGPHAGYLAVRSGLERALPGRLVGVSKDVDGAAAYRLALQTREQHIRRDKATSNICTAQALLANVAAMYAVYHGPEGLRDIASRVHAHAVSVAASLRHGGHTVVHDQFFDTVLVKTPQRAGELVARAKTLGVNLRLADADHVGISCDETTTAEITTLVVKAFGVERVVPGRSGLRSGLTRTTPYLQHRVFHEHRSETAMMRFLRRLSDRDLALDRSMIPLGSCTMKLNSAVEMAPISWPNFANIHPHAPAEQTGGYRELITGLERWLAEITGYDRVSLQPNAGSQGELAGLLAIRAYHASRGEQQRRVCLIPQSAHGTNAASAVLAGMRVVVVGTAEDGSIDLADLRAKISAHRTELAAIMLTYPSTHGVYEPGVTGVCDLVHQAGGQVYIDGANLNALVGIARPGHFGGDVSHLNLHKTFCIPHGGGGPGVGPVAVRAHLAPFLPGDPCDHSANSPIAAAAYGSAGILPITWAYIALMGAAGLSAATKTAVLAANYVAARLNEHYPVLYTGPHGLVAHECILDLRELTRRSGVTAEDVAKRLIDYGFHAPTLSFPVKGTLMVEPTESEDLAELDRFIDAMIAIRNEIDMVVWGEWPLESSPLRQAPHTAEMVCADTWDLPYSRSTAAFPAPHLTVDKYWPPVRRIDGAHGDRNLVCSCPDVEAFESKPLAETAAL, encoded by the coding sequence ATGCATGATCAGCCTTCTTGCGGCGCCACCGCGGCGTCGAGTTTTGTTCCGCGCCATATCGGCCCCGATCCCGTCGCGACCGCACACATGCTCGATGCCGTCGGGTACGCGAGCCTTGACGAATTGACCGATGCCGCCGTGCCGGCTCAGATCCGCAACTCCGCACCGATGGCGTTGCCCGCGGCGCGGACCGAGCAACAGGTGCTCACCGATCTGGCTGCGATCGCTGGCCGCAATACGGTCCGGGTGTCGATGATCGGCCAAGGCTACTCGCCGTGTGTTACTCCGGAAGTGCTGCGCCGCAATCTCCTCGAATCGCCGGCCTGGTACACCGCCTACACGCCCTACCAGCCGGAGATATCCCAGGGTCGCCTGGAAGCGCTACTGACCTTCCAAACCGTGATCGAAGACCTCACCGGGTTGCCGTTGGCCGGCGCCTCGTTGCTGGACGAGGCCACCGCGGTGGTCGAGGCGATGCTGCTGATGCGTCGGTCCAACAACAACCCGTCGGCGCGTCTCTTGGTCGACGACGACTGCTTTCCCCAGACACTTTCGGTACTGCGGACCCGCGCGGCGGCGGTGGATATCGAGATCGAACTTGTCGACGTCTCCGCGCCTTTGCCCGACGGCGACTTTTTCGGCATCGTACTGCAATCACCCGGGGCCAGTGGCGCCGTGCGCGATCTGAGCGCGCTGATCACCGCCGCGAAAGCCCGTAGCGCCATGTCCACTGTTGCGACCGATCTGCTTTCGCTGACCCTATTGACCCCGCCCGGTGAACTCGGCGCCGACATTGCAGTCGGTTCGGCGCAACGGTTTGGCGTTCCGCTGTTCTTCGGCGGGCCGCACGCTGGGTATCTGGCCGTGCGCAGCGGCTTGGAACGCGCGCTGCCGGGCCGCCTGGTAGGGGTATCCAAGGACGTCGACGGCGCGGCCGCATATCGGCTTGCCCTGCAGACTCGCGAACAGCATATCCGCCGTGACAAGGCCACCAGCAACATCTGCACCGCCCAGGCCCTACTGGCCAACGTCGCCGCGATGTACGCCGTCTACCACGGCCCGGAGGGATTGCGGGACATCGCGTCTCGAGTGCACGCGCACGCAGTTTCGGTTGCGGCCAGCCTGCGCCACGGCGGCCACACCGTAGTACACGACCAGTTCTTCGACACGGTGTTGGTCAAGACTCCCCAGCGCGCCGGCGAATTGGTTGCGCGCGCGAAAACCCTCGGGGTAAATCTGCGACTGGCCGACGCCGATCACGTTGGGATCAGCTGCGATGAGACCACCACCGCCGAGATCACCACATTGGTAGTCAAGGCTTTTGGTGTCGAACGGGTCGTGCCGGGCCGGTCGGGCCTCCGTTCCGGGCTGACCCGAACGACGCCCTACCTGCAGCACCGGGTGTTCCACGAACACCGTTCCGAGACAGCGATGATGCGGTTCTTGCGCAGGCTGTCCGATCGTGACCTGGCCTTGGACCGCAGCATGATTCCGCTGGGGTCGTGCACCATGAAGCTCAATTCCGCAGTGGAGATGGCACCCATCAGCTGGCCCAACTTCGCCAACATCCACCCACACGCGCCCGCCGAGCAAACCGGCGGCTATCGGGAACTGATCACCGGTCTGGAACGCTGGTTGGCCGAGATCACCGGCTATGACCGAGTATCGCTGCAGCCCAATGCGGGCTCCCAAGGTGAGCTCGCCGGCCTGCTGGCCATCCGCGCCTACCACGCCAGCCGTGGTGAGCAGCAGAGGCGGGTGTGTCTGATCCCGCAGTCGGCGCACGGCACCAACGCGGCGTCGGCGGTACTGGCCGGAATGCGGGTGGTCGTGGTGGGCACCGCGGAAGACGGCAGTATCGACCTCGCCGATCTGCGGGCCAAGATCAGCGCCCACCGCACCGAGCTCGCAGCCATCATGCTGACCTACCCATCCACCCACGGCGTCTACGAACCCGGCGTCACCGGTGTGTGCGATCTGGTTCATCAAGCGGGCGGGCAGGTGTACATCGACGGCGCCAACCTCAACGCGCTGGTGGGGATTGCACGACCGGGACACTTCGGCGGTGATGTGTCACATCTGAACCTGCACAAGACATTCTGCATCCCACACGGTGGAGGCGGTCCGGGCGTCGGACCGGTGGCGGTGCGCGCGCACCTGGCGCCATTCCTGCCGGGCGACCCGTGCGACCACTCGGCCAACTCCCCGATCGCGGCCGCGGCCTACGGATCGGCGGGTATCCTCCCGATCACCTGGGCGTACATCGCACTGATGGGAGCCGCCGGGTTGAGCGCGGCAACCAAGACCGCCGTTCTGGCCGCCAATTACGTGGCCGCCAGACTCAACGAGCACTACCCCGTGCTGTACACCGGGCCACACGGTTTGGTGGCTCACGAGTGCATCCTGGATCTGCGGGAGCTGACTCGTCGCTCGGGGGTGACCGCAGAGGACGTCGCCAAGCGGCTCATCGACTACGGATTCCACGCTCCGACACTGTCCTTTCCCGTCAAGGGCACGCTGATGGTTGAGCCGACTGAGTCCGAGGACCTCGCCGAACTCGATCGCTTCATCGACGCGATGATCGCCATCCGTAACGAGATCGACATGGTCGTCTGGGGCGAATGGCCGCTCGAGTCGAGCCCACTGCGGCAGGCGCCACACACCGCCGAAATGGTGTGCGCGGACACCTGGGACCTGCCGTACTCACGGAGTACGGCCGCCTTCCCCGCGCCCCATCTGACCGTCGACAAATACTGGCCCCCGGTACGGCGCATCGACGGCGCGCACGGCGACCGAAACCTCGTCTGCTCGTGTCCCGACGTGGAGGCATTCGAGTCGAAACCACTAGCGGAGACCGCGGCGCTCTAA
- the gcvT gene encoding glycine cleavage system aminomethyltransferase GcvT, translating into MTTTLDTPSSPLLGEHQALGARFTDFAGWQMPVRYGSELAEHHAVRSTAGLFDLSHMGEIDVVGPQGAAALDYALVGAFASVPVGKAKYSLLCGQDGGVIDDLVTYRLTEDHFVVVANAANTAAVCAALRQRAAGFDATITDRSAQTALIALQGPVAERVLGKVVAPLDRGTVAELKYYAAAPIRIGGTPVLLARTGYTGEDGFELYVDNDHAAELWRLLLDAGSPDGVVPAGLACRDTLRLEAGMPLYGHELSLDTNPYEAGLGRTVRLEKDFVGRDALAELSTRTPSRALVGLQGLGKRAARAGYTVHTENGHQQIGTITSGAPSPTLGYPIALCYLDLGSAEVNSVVAVNIRGTMERFRVVSTPFYARPKPS; encoded by the coding sequence ATGACAACCACCTTGGACACACCGTCCTCGCCCCTCCTGGGGGAGCATCAAGCACTCGGCGCGCGTTTCACCGACTTCGCCGGCTGGCAGATGCCGGTGCGATACGGCAGTGAGTTGGCCGAACACCACGCGGTACGCAGCACGGCCGGGCTATTCGATCTGTCCCACATGGGCGAGATTGATGTCGTCGGTCCGCAAGGCGCCGCGGCTCTCGACTACGCGCTGGTGGGCGCCTTTGCCTCGGTTCCCGTCGGCAAGGCCAAATACTCGCTGTTGTGCGGCCAAGACGGCGGAGTTATCGACGATCTGGTCACCTATCGACTCACCGAAGACCATTTCGTTGTGGTGGCCAATGCCGCCAACACGGCGGCGGTGTGCGCCGCGCTAAGGCAACGCGCCGCGGGATTCGACGCCACCATCACCGACCGCTCGGCCCAGACCGCTCTCATCGCGTTGCAGGGACCCGTCGCCGAGCGCGTGCTGGGCAAGGTCGTCGCACCCCTTGACCGCGGCACGGTTGCCGAGCTCAAGTACTATGCGGCCGCCCCTATTCGGATAGGTGGGACACCGGTATTGCTGGCACGCACCGGGTACACCGGCGAGGACGGATTTGAGCTTTACGTCGACAACGACCATGCCGCCGAGTTGTGGCGATTGTTGCTCGACGCCGGATCGCCCGACGGCGTAGTCCCGGCGGGATTGGCTTGCCGCGACACCCTGCGACTGGAAGCAGGCATGCCGCTCTACGGCCACGAACTTTCCCTAGACACCAACCCGTACGAGGCCGGTCTGGGCCGAACCGTCCGACTGGAGAAGGACTTCGTCGGCCGCGACGCCCTTGCCGAACTATCGACCCGGACCCCGAGCCGCGCATTGGTCGGACTGCAAGGTCTCGGTAAACGCGCCGCCCGCGCCGGGTACACCGTGCACACCGAAAACGGCCACCAGCAGATCGGAACGATCACGTCGGGCGCGCCCTCGCCCACGCTGGGGTACCCAATCGCGTTGTGCTACCTCGACCTAGGCTCAGCGGAAGTCAATTCGGTTGTGGCGGTGAACATCCGCGGCACCATGGAACGGTTCCGCGTGGTCTCCACGCCGTTCTACGCCCGGCCGAAACCCTCCTAG
- the gcvH gene encoding glycine cleavage system protein GcvH produces MTDRDIPGHLSYTTDHEWIDLAPGATPPETPVRIGITSVAVEALGDLVFIQLPEVGDTISAGDNFGEIESTKTVSDLIAPVSGEVVEINAAVVEDPAVIGTDPYGAGWLVRVRVDELGALLSAAEYSEQSGQD; encoded by the coding sequence ATGACCGACCGCGACATCCCCGGCCACCTCAGCTACACCACCGACCACGAGTGGATCGACCTCGCACCCGGAGCCACACCGCCCGAGACGCCGGTCCGCATCGGCATCACTTCGGTGGCCGTGGAAGCCCTCGGCGACCTGGTCTTCATCCAGCTTCCGGAGGTCGGCGACACCATCTCCGCCGGTGACAACTTCGGCGAGATCGAATCCACCAAGACGGTCTCGGATTTGATCGCACCGGTCTCTGGTGAGGTCGTCGAGATCAACGCCGCCGTGGTGGAGGACCCCGCGGTGATTGGCACCGACCCCTACGGCGCAGGTTGGCTGGTGAGGGTGCGGGTCGACGAGCTGGGAGCGCTGTTGAGCGCCGCCGAATACTCCGAACAGAGCGGACAGGACTGA
- the glyA gene encoding serine hydroxymethyltransferase: MTILNQPLGTFDPDIAALIDSELRRQETGLEMIASENYAPLAVMQAQGSVLTNKYAEGYPGRRYYGGCEYVDGVEQLAIDRVKALFGAEFANVQPHSGATANAATMHALLTPGDTILGLSLAHGGHLTHGMRINFSGKLYKVAAYQVSKEDYLIDMEAVAEAAREHRPKMIIAGWSAYPRHLDFARFRDIADEVDAVLMVDMAHFAGLVAADLHPSPVPHAHVVTSTTHKTLGGPRGGIILSNDAAIAKKINSAVFPGQQGGPLEHVIAAKATAFKMAAQAEFAQRQQRCLDGARILADRLAQPDVAEHGITVLTGGTDVHLVLVDLRHSQLDGQQAEDRLAAVDITVNRNAVPFDPRPPMVTSGLRIGTSALASRGLSLEDFRIVADIIAAALTASRDDQLATLRDQVRALAARYPLYPELHTP; the protein is encoded by the coding sequence ATGACGATCCTCAATCAACCCCTGGGCACCTTCGACCCCGACATCGCCGCCCTGATCGACAGCGAGCTGCGCCGCCAGGAAACTGGATTGGAAATGATCGCTTCGGAGAACTACGCGCCCCTGGCCGTGATGCAGGCCCAGGGTTCGGTGCTGACCAACAAATACGCCGAGGGATACCCGGGCCGGCGCTACTACGGCGGCTGTGAATACGTCGACGGCGTGGAACAACTCGCCATCGACCGCGTCAAGGCCCTTTTCGGTGCCGAATTCGCCAACGTACAACCGCATTCGGGGGCAACCGCCAACGCGGCCACCATGCACGCCCTGCTGACTCCCGGCGATACGATCCTTGGACTATCGCTGGCGCACGGCGGTCATCTGACCCATGGCATGCGTATCAACTTTTCTGGCAAGCTCTACAAGGTGGCCGCGTACCAGGTGTCGAAAGAGGACTACCTCATCGACATGGAGGCCGTAGCCGAAGCCGCCCGCGAGCACCGGCCCAAGATGATCATCGCCGGCTGGTCTGCCTACCCCCGCCACCTGGACTTCGCCCGATTCCGCGACATTGCCGACGAAGTCGACGCCGTGCTGATGGTCGACATGGCGCATTTCGCCGGGCTGGTCGCCGCCGACCTGCACCCCAGCCCGGTGCCGCACGCCCACGTCGTCACCTCCACCACACACAAGACACTGGGCGGGCCTCGGGGCGGCATCATCTTGTCCAACGACGCCGCCATCGCCAAGAAGATCAACTCCGCGGTCTTCCCCGGCCAGCAGGGCGGTCCACTCGAACACGTCATCGCCGCCAAGGCCACCGCCTTCAAGATGGCTGCCCAAGCCGAATTTGCCCAGCGCCAGCAACGATGCCTCGACGGCGCCCGGATCCTCGCCGACAGATTGGCCCAACCCGACGTCGCCGAGCACGGCATCACGGTGCTGACCGGCGGCACCGATGTGCACCTGGTCTTGGTCGACTTACGCCACTCCCAACTCGATGGTCAACAAGCCGAAGACCGGTTGGCCGCCGTCGATATCACCGTCAACCGCAACGCGGTACCGTTCGACCCGCGCCCACCGATGGTCACGTCGGGACTGCGGATCGGTACCTCGGCCCTGGCCTCACGCGGGCTGTCCCTGGAAGACTTCCGGATCGTGGCGGATATCATCGCGGCGGCACTAACCGCTTCCCGAGATGATCAGTTGGCCACGCTTCGAGACCAGGTTCGAGCACTTGCCGCGCGCTATCCCCTCTATCCCGAGTTACACACGCCGTGA